AGGTGGAAAATAGGTGGAATATAGATCAAAACTTTGTAGAGAAAACATTTGAGCTACCTCTATTACTAAAATTAAAACAAACACCCAACCGCGCATTTAGACAAAGAAAATCGTTTCATCGCGCACTTTTTCACCACCAATTCTTTCAACTTTAGCGTGACAGCAAGCGCAGAGAAAGTAGAAGAGAATGCTATCTTGGTCGGGCTTAATCTTTTTTTTCAGGCGCGATCGCAATTTAGCATATTGAGTCTCAGTCAAGTTGCATTCAAACAAACTAAACTGCATCCATTGTCCATAAGATTTCAGAATGCTGTGGATTTTCGTCCGTCGATTATCATCTGAAATATCGTAAGCAACAACAACGTGCATGAGAAATTTCCTATTTTTCAAAGAGCGTAACGCATGGTAAACTCTAGGTTTGGTGCGTTACGCTACGCTTTTCTTAAATGCCGCAGGCTATACACACCCTACGTTCTACATTCTTCTCAGTACCCAATCACCGAAGAACCAAAGGTGGATAAAGTTCCGTTTCACCCATCAGATATTTCGCCAAAAGACGGGCTTGAATTTCAAAAGCTTCTTGAT
This genomic interval from Phormidium ambiguum IAM M-71 contains the following:
- the cas2 gene encoding CRISPR-associated endonuclease Cas2; amino-acid sequence: MHVVVAYDISDDNRRTKIHSILKSYGQWMQFSLFECNLTETQYAKLRSRLKKKIKPDQDSILFYFLCACCHAKVERIGGEKVRDETIFFV